The Salinirubellus salinus genome segment CGAGCGCTCGTCCGACTGGGGTTCGGTGCGGACCCACGTGAGTACGCGGTCGAGCTGCAGCGGCCCATCGAGGCGCTGTTGCCCTACGGCATCCGGATGACGGTCCACGACGTGGCCATCGTCGGCTCGGCGGCCCTGCTCGTGACGGGCCTGCACCTCCTGTTGCAGTACACGGACCTCGGTCGGAAGATGCGTGCGATGGCCGACAATCCGGACCTCGCCCGCGTGAGCGGCATCCGGACCGGCCGCATCCGCATCTGGACGTGGCTCATCGGCGCGGGGCTGGCGGGGGCCGGCGGCGGCTTCCTCGGCCTCTACAACAACGTCGGCCCCCGCATGGGGTTCGACATCCTGCTCGTCGTGTTCGCCGCCGTCATCCTCGGCGGCATCGGCTCCGTCTACGGGGCGATGCTCGGCGGGTTGCTCATCGGGATGATCGACCAGATGACGCCGATACTCGGTGACGTGGGGATCCCCATCGGCACCGAGTACTCCTACGCCATCGCGTTCGTCATCATGGTCGCGGTACTGCTCGTCCGGCCGAACGGTATCGCCGGGGAGGCAGGCTCGTGAGCGTCGGCGACCGACTCCCGCAGCTGGGACTGCTCGACGGCTACACGCGGGCCGAGCGTGGCGTCGTCGGGTTCGTCGTCCTGCTCATGCTGCTGTTGACCTACGGCCTCGTCACCGGCGGCCTCGGGCCGACGTACTTCCTCTACCTCATCGGTCTGGTCGGGATGTACGTCCTGCTCTCGTTCGGACTGAACGCCCAGTGGGGCTACACGGGGCTCATCAACTTCTCCGTCGCGGCATTCTTCGGTATCGGCGCGTACGGTACCGCCCTGTTGAGCGCGGACAGTT includes the following:
- a CDS encoding branched-chain amino acid ABC transporter permease, translated to MSVLEYVANGLVFSSIIVLASIGLSLVYSIADFANFAHGDTMTVGAYGTLVTFGFVGGLGGTVLGLPYGFFVALVAGIVVAAVVAVVTQRLVYEPLDIGSIGLLITSIGVAFVYRALVRLGFGADPREYAVELQRPIEALLPYGIRMTVHDVAIVGSAALLVTGLHLLLQYTDLGRKMRAMADNPDLARVSGIRTGRIRIWTWLIGAGLAGAGGGFLGLYNNVGPRMGFDILLVVFAAVILGGIGSVYGAMLGGLLIGMIDQMTPILGDVGIPIGTEYSYAIAFVIMVAVLLVRPNGIAGEAGS